The following coding sequences lie in one Sesamum indicum cultivar Zhongzhi No. 13 linkage group LG9, S_indicum_v1.0, whole genome shotgun sequence genomic window:
- the LOC105170504 gene encoding acyl-coenzyme A thioesterase 9, mitochondrial isoform X1 produces the protein MESNTSPSSPIPIFSTLTSPFESSSKKSDSTRKPLSLWPGMYHSPMTIALWETKSSIFERLLDPPLDAPPQTELLQKTPSQSRMTILYNFSTDYILREQYRDAWNEVRIGKLLEDLDALAGTISVKHCSDDDSTTRPLYLVTASVDKMVLKKPVRVDADLKIAGAVTWVGRSSIEIQLDVTQPAIETADAADSVALTANFIFVARDYKTGKAAPVNRLIPETEREKSLYEAAEARNKLRKRKFRDEKREIENGEANRLEALLAEGRIFCDMPALADRDSILLKDTCLENSLICQPQQRNIHGRIFGGFLMHRAFELAFSTAYTFAGMMPSFLEVDNVDFLRPVDVGDFLRFKSCVLYTECESSDRPLIHVEVVAHVTRPELRSSEVSNRFYFTFTVRPEAKAMNNSHRIRKVVPATEEEAHRIIERMDADSL, from the exons ATGGAGTCCAACACCTCTCCCTCCAGTCCCATTCCCATATTCTCCACTCTCACTTCCCCATTTGAGAGCTCTTCCAAGAAGAGTGATTCAACAAGGAAGCCCCTCAGTTTGTGGCCTGGAATGTACCATTCCCCAATGACAATTGCCCTTTGGGAGACAAAGTCCAGCATATTTGAGAGGCTTCTTGACCCCCCACTTGATGCTCCCCCTCAGACTGAGTTGCTTCAAAAGACCCCATCTCAAAGCAGAATGACCATTTTGTACAACTTCTCCACTGATTACATACTGAGGGAGCAGTATAGGGATGCTTGGAATGAGGTCAGAATTGGGAAATTGCTTGAGGATCTTGATGCTCTGGCTGGCACCATTTCAGTGAAG CACTGTTCAGATGATGATAGCACTACTCGACCGCTCTATCTGGTGACTGCTTCCGTTGACAAAATGGTGCTGAAGAAGCCCGTCCGTGTTGATGCCGATCTGAAAATAGCTGGTGCTGTTACTTGGGTTGGCCGGTCGTCTATTGAGATTCAACTTGACGTCACTCAGCCTGCTATTG AGACAGCTGATGCTGCTGATTCAGTTGCTCTGACTGCCAACTTCATTTTTGTGGCCCGTGACTACAAGACGGGCAAAGCTGCTCCAGTGAATCGGCTGATTCCGGaaacagaaagagagaagTCACTCTATGAAGCAGCAGAAGCGAGAAATAAACTGAGAAAAAGGAAGTTTAGAGATGAAAAAAGGGAGATTGAGAATGGAGAGGCGAATAGACTTGAAGCATTACTTGCTGAGGGTCGAATCTTCTGTGACATGCCAGCCTTGGCAGACAGAGACAGCATTCTTCTCAAAGATACATGCCTTGAGAACTCTTTAATTTGTCAGCCGCAGCAAAGGAACATTCATGGTCGTATTTTCGGAGGATTTCTGATGCACCGTGCATTTGAGTTGGCCTTTTCAACAGCTTATACTTTTGCAGGCATGATGCCATCCTTTCTGGAAGTTGATAATGTTGATTTTCTGAGACCA GTGGATGTCGGAGATTTCTTACGTTTCAAATCTTGCGTGTTGTACACAGAATGCGAGAGTTCAGATCGGCCACTTATCCACGTAGAAGTTGTGGCACATGTTACGAGGCCCGAATTGAGGTCTAGTGAG GTTTCAAACAGGTTTTACTTCACCTTCACAGTTCGTCCTGAGGCGAAGGCGATGAACAACAGCCATAGGATCAGGAAGGTGGTTCCAGCAACAGAGGAGGAAGCCCACAGAATCATTGAGCGAATGGATGCTGATTCATTGTAG
- the LOC105170505 gene encoding probably inactive leucine-rich repeat receptor-like protein kinase At5g48380 has product MIAVVMSVLLGFRALPALVSIFIWLLVIESFGHAAQTDIDCLRAIKISLEDPFNYLSSWNFDNTTEGYICKFTGVECWHPNENKVINIRLGDMGLRGEFPLGVSSCSSLTGFDLSSNSIRGNIPSNISKLIGFVTSLDLSSNRFSGEIPVDLANCSYLNILKLDNNQLTGQIPPQIGLLGRLKIFSVTRNQLTGPVPRFINATIPAESYANNPGLCGDPLPPCQGPSTKNHTPAILGGGVGGSVLGALGIIIGIIFFLRKRSRKKREDDPLGNKWAKNIKGAKRIKLSMFEKSVSKMNLNDLMKATNSFSKENIVGTGRTGTIYKAVLEDGTSLMVKRLQDTQHSEKEFISEMATLGSVKHRNLVPLLGFCMTTKERLLVYQHMPNGTLHDKLHNVKDSAKPMDWPLRLKIGIRAAKGFAWLHHSCNPRIIHRNISSNCILLDGDYEPKISDFGLARLMNPVDTHLSTFVNGEFGDLGYVAPEYMRTLVATPKGDVYSFGVVLLELVTGEKPTYVAKAPESFKGNLVEWVSQLSSTSTLQDAIDASLVGKGFDSELFQFLKIACRCVLPGPKERPSMFELYQLLRAIGQRYEFTTEDDVLVISDTEDADQLVELIVARDA; this is encoded by the exons ATGATTGCTGTAGTTATGAGCGTGCTATTGGGTTTCAGAGCACTGCCTGCTCTTGTTAGTATCTTTATTTGGTTGCTCGTGATTGAATCTTTCGGCCATGCTGCTCAAACTGATATTGACTGCTTAAGAGCtataaaaatttctttggAAGACCCGTTCAATTACTTGTCatcatggaattttgataaTACTACTGAAGGGTATATCTGCAAGTTTACTGGGGTTGAATGTTGGCATCCGAATGAGAACAAGGTCATAAATATCCGACTGGGGGACATGGGACTTAGGGGCGAGTTTCCACTTGGCGTTTCCAGTTGTTCATCCTTGACAGGATTTGATCTTTCTAGCAACAGTATTCGTGGAAACATCCCAAGTAATATCTCAAAGTTGATCGGTTTTGTCACTAGCCTTGATCTCTCGTCCAATCGGTTTTCCGGAGAGATCCCTGTGGATCTTGCAAATTGCTCTTACTTGAACATCCTTAAACTTGACAACAACCAGTTGACGGGTCAAATCCCTCCGCAGATTGGTCTACTTGGCCGACTCAAGATATTTTCCGTGACAAGAAACCAACTGACGGGGCCAGTTCCCCGTTTTATAAATGCTACTATTCCAGCAGAAAGCTATGCAAATAACCCAGGATTATGCGGTGATCCTCTGCCTCCTTGTCAAGGCCCTTCAACGAAAAACCATACCCCAGCAATTCTTGGAGGAGGTGTTGGTGGGTCGGTTCTTGGAGCTTTGGGTATCATCATTGGTATTATCTTCTTTTTACGTAAGAGGTCtaggaagaagagagaagatGATCCTCTGGGCAACAAATGGGCGAAGAATATAAAGGGCGCCAAACGCATTAAG CTTTCAATGTTTGAGAAATCAGTTTCCAAGATGAACCTGAATGATCTCATGAAGGCCACTAATAGCTTCAGCAAAGAGAATATAGTTGGGACTGGAAGAACTGGGACAATCTACAAGGCAGTTCTTGAAGACGGAACGTCACTTATGGTGAAGAGATTACAAGACACTCAACACTCTGAGAAAGAATTCATATCAGAGATGGCTACTTTAGGTAGCGTAAAACACCGCAACTTGGTTCCGCTTCTTGGTTTTTGTATGACGACGAAGGAAAGACTCTTAGTCTATCAGCACATGCCAAACGGTACCCTGCACGATAAGCTGCACAACGTGAAAGACAGTGCAAAACCTATGGATTGGCCTTTGCGGCTCAAAATCGGGATTCGGGCAGCAAAAGGATTCGCATGGCTGCACCACAGCTGCAATCCACGTATTATCCACCGAAACATTAGTTCGAACTGCATTTTGTTGGACGGTGACTATGAACCCAAAATATCCGATTTTGGGCTAGCTAGGCTCATGAATCCTGTCGACACGCATTTGAGTACTTTTGTAAATGGCGAGTTTGGGGATTTGGGTTATGTTGCTCCGGAATATATGAGAACTCTGGTAGCCACCCCAAAGGGGGACGTCTATAGTTTCGGAGTTGTGCTTCTGGAGTTGGTAACGGGGGAGAAACCAACCTATGTGGCTAAAGCTCCAGAAAGCTTCAAGGGAAATCTAGTCGAGTGGGTTTCACAGCTCTCTAGCACCTCTACACTTCAAGATGCAATAGACGCATCCTTGGTCGGGAAAGGTTTCGACAGCGAGCTTTTCCAGTTTCTCAAAATTGCTTGTAGGTGTGTGCTGCCAGGTCCGAAAGAGAGGCCTTCCATGTTTGAACTGTACCAGCTTCTCAGAGCTATCGGGCAACGGTATGAATTCACGACAGAAGACGATGTTTTGGTTATATCAGATACAGAGGATGCTGATCAACTGGTGGAACTCATCGTTGCTCGAGATGCGTAG
- the LOC105170504 gene encoding acyl-coenzyme A thioesterase 9, mitochondrial isoform X2, with amino-acid sequence MESNTSPSSPIPIFSTLTSPFESSSKKSDSTRKPLSLWPGMYHSPMTIALWETKSSIFERLLDPPLDAPPQTELLQKTPSQSRMTILYNFSTDYILREQYRDAWNEVRIGKLLEDLDALAGTISVKHCSDDDSTTRPLYLVTASVDKMVLKKPVRVDADLKIAGAVTWVGRSSIEIQLDVTQPAIADAADSVALTANFIFVARDYKTGKAAPVNRLIPETEREKSLYEAAEARNKLRKRKFRDEKREIENGEANRLEALLAEGRIFCDMPALADRDSILLKDTCLENSLICQPQQRNIHGRIFGGFLMHRAFELAFSTAYTFAGMMPSFLEVDNVDFLRPVDVGDFLRFKSCVLYTECESSDRPLIHVEVVAHVTRPELRSSEVSNRFYFTFTVRPEAKAMNNSHRIRKVVPATEEEAHRIIERMDADSL; translated from the exons ATGGAGTCCAACACCTCTCCCTCCAGTCCCATTCCCATATTCTCCACTCTCACTTCCCCATTTGAGAGCTCTTCCAAGAAGAGTGATTCAACAAGGAAGCCCCTCAGTTTGTGGCCTGGAATGTACCATTCCCCAATGACAATTGCCCTTTGGGAGACAAAGTCCAGCATATTTGAGAGGCTTCTTGACCCCCCACTTGATGCTCCCCCTCAGACTGAGTTGCTTCAAAAGACCCCATCTCAAAGCAGAATGACCATTTTGTACAACTTCTCCACTGATTACATACTGAGGGAGCAGTATAGGGATGCTTGGAATGAGGTCAGAATTGGGAAATTGCTTGAGGATCTTGATGCTCTGGCTGGCACCATTTCAGTGAAG CACTGTTCAGATGATGATAGCACTACTCGACCGCTCTATCTGGTGACTGCTTCCGTTGACAAAATGGTGCTGAAGAAGCCCGTCCGTGTTGATGCCGATCTGAAAATAGCTGGTGCTGTTACTTGGGTTGGCCGGTCGTCTATTGAGATTCAACTTGACGTCACTCAGCCTGCTATTG CTGATGCTGCTGATTCAGTTGCTCTGACTGCCAACTTCATTTTTGTGGCCCGTGACTACAAGACGGGCAAAGCTGCTCCAGTGAATCGGCTGATTCCGGaaacagaaagagagaagTCACTCTATGAAGCAGCAGAAGCGAGAAATAAACTGAGAAAAAGGAAGTTTAGAGATGAAAAAAGGGAGATTGAGAATGGAGAGGCGAATAGACTTGAAGCATTACTTGCTGAGGGTCGAATCTTCTGTGACATGCCAGCCTTGGCAGACAGAGACAGCATTCTTCTCAAAGATACATGCCTTGAGAACTCTTTAATTTGTCAGCCGCAGCAAAGGAACATTCATGGTCGTATTTTCGGAGGATTTCTGATGCACCGTGCATTTGAGTTGGCCTTTTCAACAGCTTATACTTTTGCAGGCATGATGCCATCCTTTCTGGAAGTTGATAATGTTGATTTTCTGAGACCA GTGGATGTCGGAGATTTCTTACGTTTCAAATCTTGCGTGTTGTACACAGAATGCGAGAGTTCAGATCGGCCACTTATCCACGTAGAAGTTGTGGCACATGTTACGAGGCCCGAATTGAGGTCTAGTGAG GTTTCAAACAGGTTTTACTTCACCTTCACAGTTCGTCCTGAGGCGAAGGCGATGAACAACAGCCATAGGATCAGGAAGGTGGTTCCAGCAACAGAGGAGGAAGCCCACAGAATCATTGAGCGAATGGATGCTGATTCATTGTAG